A window of Gossypium raimondii isolate GPD5lz chromosome 7, ASM2569854v1, whole genome shotgun sequence genomic DNA:
CAGTCCTATACTATCGGGTTTAAGAGTCATGTATCCTGTAAAACGCACATATTGGTTTGACATCTACAAGGTTCAACATTTTGCCCTCTATTCTATTCTATCTAATGTAAAAAGGGTGCATACGTGTATGAGCTTGatttacatgtttttttttgcaGAATATTGACAAAATCTCGATGGTTAAGTCTCCTGTGCTGATAATTCATGTAAGTCTGAAATTCtatattttgcatttgttaaTGCATGAAACATTAGGAGGAATGTTCCTTATTCGAGTTATTTCTAATTAAGTGCGAAAAATCTGCATTTGCATTTTCTCATTACATTAGGCATGTTGATTTTCTTCAGTTTGACCAGCGATGATCAATCGTGTATAAATACTTAGATTTCTAGTGTCTTCACTGTCTTCGTTTCGTTCTTATATgttttttcacaaatagaaaAGGAACGACTTATACAACTTAAAATGTTATGACCTAGCTATGAAATTTCCTTATCTTTTACAGCTATAGACACCAAAGTCtttttggtaaaagtatcatgaaggCTTTTGTACTAGGAGctggattgcattttgtctcctttactcaaaaaatgggcaaatcaGTCCCTATACGTTAGATCGAAGAGTAAATTgatctttctgttaaaaatttcatccatttatactgttaaaaattggtccctatatGTCAGCATGAGGTACACGTAGCATGCCACGTGTcactatttggttatttgggcAGCCATtgcaatttttaacagtagaaatgaatgaaatttttaataaaaaggatCAATTTGCAATCTGACACCTAGTACAAGGGACTAATGTTAAACTCTATTCCAATTTGGtcttatttgattcattttaatagtacagagactaaattgatccatttaatactAGGACTAGTTTGATCAGGTCCCTATAATAGAGGGACCTCTCAAGTACATTTACCATTTATTTAGCTATGAAATTTGCTCATCTTTTACAGCTATAGACACTGGATTCTTTTCAATGCACAAGTACATGTAATTCAGCTAGggaaaacaattttaaatgtgaataaatacatatatttatagatACTGTATTCTTTTAAATGCACAAGTACATGCAACTTCAGCTAGggaaaacaattttaaatgtgaataaGTACATATATTTATAGACACTGTATTCTTTTAAATGCACAAGTACATGCAACTTCAGCTAgagaaaacaattttaaatgtgaatatgtatatacacatatatgtatgcatttatTTGTTTGGCCatgaaatttgttgattttttacaACTATAGACACTGGCTTCCTTTTGGATAAATGCAATTCAGCTAgggatatgtatgtatgtatgtatgtatgtatgtatgtatgtatatgcatatatttatttaggTATAAGTACCATGGCTCTTGTACTAGtagttggattgcattttgcctccCTCtcactcaaaaaatgggcaaattagtccctgtacattagatcaaagagcaatttagtccttttattaaaaattctatccatttttattgttaaaaactggtccCTATACGTCAACATAAGGTATACGTGGCATGCCATATATAACTGGTTATTTCATTTATCacaccagtttttaacaataaaagtGGGTGAAAGTTTTAACagaaggaccaatttgctctttgatctagtGTACAGGGGTTAATTTGCACATTTTTTGGGTGAGAGGAGGTAAAATGCAATCCGACTACTGGTCCCAGGGCCTCCATGGTATTGCCTATTGGTTCAGTTTATTCATGGCTATTATGAACTTGCGAAGAATATCAGGAATGGATATTAACTTCCAGCATTGAAATTCAGGGAACTAACGACGATGTGGTCAACTGCTCTCACGGGAAGCAACTGTGGGAACTTTGCCAAGAAAAGTATGAACCATTATGGGTCAAAGGAGGAAACCACTGTGATTTGGAACTCTACCCCGAGTACATTAGGCATGTTAAGAAATTTATATCCACAGTCGAAAAAACACCTTCACGAAGAAATGGTTCTCGAAGAAGCACAGATGGCATCGAACAATTGAGGCAAAGCACCGACCATTATGAGCCACCAAGGAGGAGTATGGATCAAAGGGACAAGCCACGAAGAAGCACCGATACCAGGGAGAAACCAAGGAAAAGCACTGATACCAGGGAGAAACCGAGGAAAAGCACTGATAGACCCCCAAGACTGAAGTTTCACGAGTATACGAAATTTAACAGCATTGACAAGCTCGAAAAGCTTAAAGTATCATTAGATCGTATGGAAAGAATGGAGAGATCACGGAGAAGTGTCGAATACCATGATAAATCGAGTAGAAGCAACGATCAACAGCTcgaaaaaggaaggaaaagtGTTGATTGGTTAGATAGAATCCGAGCAGATTAGaagcttttctttttgtaaaagtttgttcAAAGTGGAAGGGGGGAATTGGGATTGATTTCCACTAATAACTTAATTGTTTGTAGAATTCGAATGTTGTTATTCAAAGTTGCAGTTTAACAGTGTGGAGTGTAGAATTTGCTATCATTTCCTTGAGATTTGTTCTCATTTGATCTTTAATGAAAGAATCAAATCTGTTTGTTTCTGTTGTGGAAATCTCAAAGCTTGTAATCAACCACTGTATGGGGTGAATGAGAAATTTGGGGGTTTTGTActcttttcaaagttttaataatatattatttttgttttatttttatatattagtttaGTATGTCACTCCCCTctatttatttcatgtaataaaaataactaaaatattttataataatgtattacttatttacagatttcaatttttttggcattttcattttaattacctaaATAAAAATACCTACAATTTGATCATTGTGTTAAGAGAAAATTTTCCGTATCATATTTTTGACCATCTTTTTACCCCACTACAACTGTTCACCATCTTCTTCTCCTCTATGccaaaaatatatcattttgcCTCAGCCATggtatttgatttgattttttgcAAACTTGGATGATAGGAATGCAATACAATATATCATTTTTCGAGCATCATGCAGTTTGCGCTCTGCTTTCTTTCTGTGTATGTCTAATCACTTGTTTAATGAATGAAGGTGAACTTTCTGAACCATTAAACTACAACATTAGTCTGTAAAAAACATCTGACATGCTGAGTACTTCCATCAGATATGAAAACTGATAAAAGATTAAGTGTATTCAGAACAAAGAAGATTATAATACTTGCTATTTAGTACAGGGATACGTGCCCTGCAGCATTTTTGTCTGTACAAAAGGTAAAATAAAGTAGAGAGGAGAAGGGATGAGTGTATTGGGGTGGAAAGGCTCGGTTTAGTTAATAACAACTATAAATTGAAACATTGAAGAAGAATGCAGCAAACGATGGTGGAAGCAGGGGTGGTGTGGaggggaagaagatgatgagcAGTAGTAGTGGGGGTAAAAAATGGTCAAAAATGATAATGCGTCATGCATAGCCAACTGCTGTTAAGGATTTAATGTTcaggtgactaaaatgaaaaagattctAACAACAGtgactaatttgtaaatattttttatttagatgattaaaataaaaaaatctgaaaaattgGAATAATGAATTAAGTAGTTtaccttaatttaaattacaataaaaatgtaattcaaGATGAATATAAAGcgtaacttaatattttatcataccTTGCCAATCTCTTGGGCCTCACTTAGAACAATAATTTCAAGACAAGGCTCTACTAAGACTAAAGCACGAGAAACATCAATAGGGGTTGCACTCtacaaaaaaaggaagaagtTTGGACATTAGATGCTACAAACATGAATTATTTTCGCACATACCCACATCAAAAGGTCTCTACGTTCCTCTCTTCTCCTTTAGGCAATGTAGAAGGAAGTTCAATATTCAAGTGATAACATACATATTGGCGAACAAAAGAAAGATGTTCCCTTTCCTCTTCAAGTGGTTTTCACTCTTCAAAGGTCATGTGTTATGTGACAAGGGCCAAAGTTCTGACATATTGTCAAACAAACTAACTTCTTTTGAAGTCAAACTATTTGGATTACGAATTTCAAcgtaaaatctttaaaaattattttgggacCATACTTAGTTAAATCTTAGTAACTTTTATctcaaatgataaatttatctcAAACTATGAATATGATCCTTGGTAAAGCCTCCATCAAATAAATGAGGCAAATGCCTTATAAATGAAAGGAtgatgaatttaattgaaagaggaaatcttcaaacttatttTCTATAAGAATATACTTGCGGGGGGATAAAAAgtaagattttttgaaaatttgttcaCCTCAAGGTTATGATTACCCCATGGAACGAAATAATCTACACCAGGAGAACCTTCAAAATTAAAGGTGGACATGTTACTAAAGTTGGCAGAAGAAGTTGTTTCCAACACCTTTGACAAACTAAAAATACAGTACTAATAAACGCTAAGAATTTCTTGATAACCATAGCATCTCTACAAACCAATTATGAAGGAGTAAATGAAAACCCACTTCAAACAGGTGTAAAGGGAGATAGAAGCCTCTGTTATTAGCTGTAACTTTAGTTACCCAATATGCTCCTAACAGAATTGAGAACTTATTTTTACAATGAGGATGTTTAAGACATCACGGTTTTAGCTACCTTAATAGTGGAACACAATGTTCTTCACTCACCACTGGACATCTCTTACTTGAAATTCCAAACAATCAAGCATGAAAAGATAAGAAATCTCTTgacaaaatacaataaaaagaagaaaaaatgtcAAGTATAgataagaagaaaataaaggttttgGATTCATAAAGAATCAAATGTGACAAAGAAATGATGTTATTTCCAAAAACCCCAATTAGAGATGAATGGTGCCTAAGAACAATTAATACATAGGAACAATGATAAAAACATTAATCATGATGCTTTAAAAGTCCTTTAGGCTTCATCAAAACTTCTAAAGCTTAGAAATTCAACTCAACCTAAGCCACTTTAACCTACCTTTCATTCAAGGGGCAATTGTTATACCTAAGTATGCCAGACCCTCAAGATATCATGCAACCTACATCACTCAATTTCTGAAAGATAGAATTTGGCAAAATTCGTTTTCACCGAAAGGCTAGTCTTAGAGCCTAACACCATATGACATAAATTAGGTCCACACAATCTCCAAAAGATATATAGG
This region includes:
- the LOC105786654 gene encoding uncharacterized protein LOC105786654 isoform X1 encodes the protein MGGVTSSMAAKFAFFPPNPPSYKLVKDEATGISVLDPFPHRENVDVLRIPTRRGNEIVAVYVRNPMATSTLLYSHGNAADIGQMYELFIELSIHLRVNLMGYDYSGYGQSSGKPSEHNTYADIEAAYKCLEESYGAKQENIILYGQSVGSGPTVDLASRLPRLRAVVLHSPILSGLRVMYPVKRTYWFDIYKNIDKISMVKSPVLIIHGTNDDVVNCSHGKQLWELCQEKYEPLWVKGGNHCDLELYPEYIRHVKKFISTVEKTPSRRNGSRRSTDGIEQLRQSTDHYEPPRRSMDQRDKPRRSTDTREKPRKSTDTREKPRKSTDRPPRLKFHEYTKFNSIDKLEKLKVSLDRMERMERSRRSVEYHDKSSRSNDQQLEKGRKSVDWLDRIRAD